In the genome of Arabidopsis thaliana chromosome 4, partial sequence, the window TTAAgtacaaacaaatttaaaccggggaaaaaaacaatccaaGTCATACTGTACCTTTGAGCGGAGAACGGCGGAGATAGCTGGAGAACAATCAACGGGCATTGCAGCATCAGAATGCCAAGCATCAGAGAAAGCTTCATCAGCTTGTGTACCGATCCAAACAGCAAGCATAAGCTCACCTTTGatcttctctcctttcttGTCCTCTAATCTATACCATTGCGGAGCAAGAGGGCTGTCTGGTGGCACACGAAGAGGGACATCATTAATGTCAAACCTAACAAACCCGACATAATCGTCTTTTAAAAGATCTTTGTCCTTAACCACTACTTCCAACACCGAGGCTTGCATTCGCTCTTTCGCGAATGCAAACACTTGGTTCCATTCCGGATGTTGTCTCTTCTCAAAATGTCTTGTGATTCCTTTGTAGTTCCCCACTCTCacctacaaaacaaaaccttttttataaaaaaattcttgatttgaatcaaatgttttattaagacattacttaattaattacctCGACGAATGGATCAACACTTCCTGTTATATCCATTATAGGAAGCTCACGAGCTTTGACAACGCGGACATAAAGGAAATACATTCTCTCGACAAGATCATAAGTACTCGTAGCGGTTTTGTCTTTGTGTATAACACGCCCACCAACGACTCTTCCACCACCGAGATGCGGGCTTGTCTCCTTAAGCGCGAAATCAGCAGGCTGAGCCGAAGCAATGGAATGCGCATGGACTAGCTTCGAGGGCCGCGCTGGTTCGGATCTCATCTCGTCTACTTGATGCTTTGGTACGTAATGGTGATGATGTTCGTTATGATTATCTTGTTCAGCGGCTAAGGAAGAGGATTGGTTAGGCCCTTGTGGATGTTGGTGTTGATGTTCTTGAGCACTGTTTGGGAGATTGTAAAACACATGTCGTTTGTCGGATCTATGTTCTACATTCATTGCTGACATTGTTACATATACAAAACCAATTCCAAGTAAATCACAAATAGAAATCAgcatataaaatcaaactaaaccaaaatgttttacaaaaaaaaaaatttgaactgatatttatttataacggcattgtttaaattattttctatgcAAAATAAACCGGATCGAAATcgaacaaaacccaaaatttggtgaaaacaaatactatattactatttcaaaagtaagatgaaagaaaaagtgagGTTTGGCAACTGGACCGAAATATTTTGGCTTCAATTAGACTCTCAACtcctaaaaaaacaaaatagctGATCCGAATCgaaccaaaaatatcatatgGCTACcctaaataaaaatggtatatGGAAAATTAGTACATATAACAAATGGTATCAAAGCTGAGGTTAATACCTCTTGGGAGCGCCGGATCTAGATTATCTGGATGATCATTAGAAGCAGCAGAGGATTTTAAAGAAGCCTCGTCGGTTATGTAAACTTTCAAGCCGAGCTCACCTCTCACACGAGAAAAGATCCCACGTCTCTCCATGGGAAAGTGAAGAACAACAGCATCAGAATGAGGAACAAAAGAGGTCCCTGAGAGAGATACCTTGCCAAGGAAGGAACGTCCATTAGTAGATCTGTTGTGACTATAAGCTTGAGCTTCAAGATTGAGATAGTGAAGACGAGATGGATCtgagatgttgaagaagaaactctcGTTCCAAACCGGGTTTAAGTCTCGATCTTTGATCGTTGTTCGGTGCTTTTGACCATCGAAGTAAAGCTCAACGTAAGCGTTCGATGTTCCTTGCCCATCTTTTGGGAAGAGATTGTGTGCTCCGATCACGTCCACGCCGAGTTTTAGATTGCTCATCATCATGACCGTCGATCTTTTGATCGAACACTtaaaagtgaaagagagaCTTAGAGTAGAATCAAGCTCACAACTTCAATTTTGATAAAGGGTCTTGGAACTATATACtacataataaaattatatgcaCATGCATGTGCATTCATAAGTATATGTAAGTTGTGgagaaaaattgaataattatgGTAAGACCAACTTAGATTTCAAGTAAGGGCAGACAGAGTTTCTTGGGATTTTCTTAAATGTTTCTCATcttgaaaaattgaaaaaaatccAGAACCGACCTTAATTTATACATGTACAATAAtgcatatttttgttataaattaatatgatatgGTGTGCCTTAACATATTGACATGAGTTATAAATAGGATATGGTGTACCTCAACTAGGACCTCAacccataattttttttcctttgtaagtaaaacaaacttacaaaaaccaaatctatTTTACAGAGTTATAAATTGGAATACAAGAAATAAGGTCAACTCTTTAgtctctttttgttgattgGATGAGATGGATTCaggaaaaataatgaaaaaccATATTATTATCTCCACACATAAATGCAGATGCGTATAAAAGAGGTCAAGAGTTCATGCATGCATATATCTAAGGTAAAGATCCTAGAAAAACGCTTATGTCACATGAGTTTCTTTGACTTATATAAATTGAGCACATAGCTCTTACTACTTAAGATCTAAATTTCCACCAATAGAAAAACTACTAGCTAGGTCTCCGCAGTAAGTGATACGATTATTAAatgctatatatatttatacaaaatacatGTGTGTGCATGTATTTATACACGTATTTTAGAAGTGGGGTCTCTATCTTTTTATGGATTCCCATGATTCACAATTTCACATACAAGGATTTAACTACTATCCCATCAAAATCCTAATCTGAAGACTAAACCTCTGATCTTGATTCACATGTATAAGGAGAAAGATGGGAAAgcttttaattcatttttgcCTCCGTTTCCAACATTCAAGCTTTGAACTTCTCACTTTTTTACTAGAGAGAGATAGTGATGGCACGATGAACGAGGGTTGAAATGGAAATCGCAGATTATgagatttattttctatacATCTTGATTCATATAATAAACACAGTACTAGTTGATACCATGCTATTTGTAGATTTCTagataattattgtttttagtaaaattgACTAATGGTAAAACCGATAATAAATAGTGTATTTTGTGTGTGAATGATCTAAGCAAAACCACTAACCGGatataataacataaaatttgttaacTAACACGTCCAAAATCTATGTTccttcaaaaaaaacatactagataaataaaaatatacaatttggCTCGAGGTCTCAGTCAAAATCAATAGTTTAGTTATCAACCCTATAGTCCTGAATCCATAAATGTTGGATAACAAGTTTGCAatgttatataataaaaaaaaagattgcaATGGTAAGAATTAACATCATAAGAATTTTATTGGAGATTAGTTAGCTGTttagttcatatataaaatGCTTTTTAGTGAAGAAATAGTCAACTATCATATGAAGATTTAAGATTTAATCAGTGATCATTATACAATTCTATTTCTAACTTGATTTAGATTCTCTGCCGATCTTATCTCATCTCCACTTGTTCTCTTTCTCACcttgttttctaatttctagTCTTCTAGAGAAGTCAacgtaaacaaaaaatgtacaTGGACTAAAGGAATGtgatagttttatttatttagataaGCAATGCACGACGTTTATTGTGCAATAAAACAGCGtggtgttctttttttctagcTCCGTGCTGTCTTCTCGAATCTGCAATTCCCTGTAAACAGAGCAAACTGAAATCcccaaatcaaaaccctaaaccctaatctctaATTTGAGAAATTAGGTTAGTTCACCTTTTTGTCGATTCCTCTTGCGGAGAGATGCAATCGATTCGTGGCAGTACACGGTTGCTTCAGAGGCATCGTTTCTCCATCTCCAACACTCTTcgtttcacttcttcttcttcttgtggaaGCTGGTCTGAAAATGAATCCAGAAAACTAGGGTTTGATTCTTGCCCTTCTAGCAGAGCTGCGACATATCTCATTAGCTCGTTGAAAAATGCAGGCTTTTCCTCTTCAGCTATACCTGTAAGCCACTTTCGTTCTCTATCTTGGTTTAACATTGTCGAAATGTAGAAGAGGTTTGGTTGGTAATGGAGATCTTATATCAAATGGGTTTGAAAATTGCAATTAGTGTAGAAAAACGCAAACTTTGCTCTTGTGTGGTAGTAAGAGTTATGTAGATATAGAAGAACCAGCTTTGACACAAGTTTTATGATTTCACAAGTTGTTCTACTTTATATGTTTGGGTCACAGTGATATCTATCTAGTATGTTAATGTACATTAGGTTTCTACGTGTTTACGATGTTCTTGGAAATATTTTGgcagaaacaaaactttacgTATGCGTCGAGGTGTTTTTCCACCACTGGAGATTCTTCTGTTCAAGGATCTCCTGAGTCAGATTGTGTTGTGCCTCAGAGAATCAAGTTTAAGCGGCTTGATAAAACCGCTAAGCATATAATGCAGGTACTACAACTCAATTACTAGACAACTGTCATGGATAAATCATGTCATATGACACAATCTTCTGCAGATTGTAGACAAGGAAGCGGTTGAGGAAGTGAGATCTCTTAGAGAGATTCCTGAGATAAAGCCCGGTTACATTGTGCAGCTAAAAGtggtaatttcttttttcttggtgAATGGGATTGAACTATCTTTGTCTTTAAAGTGAAACCTTTTCATAGGCTTGccatttacttttgtttttaacaggAAGTGCCTGAGAACAAGAGACGTGTATCAATCGTGAAAGGCGTCGTCATAGCAAGGCGTAATGCTGGTCTGAACTCAACATTTAGAATTAGAAGGCTTGTTGCTGGAGTGGGCGTTGAATCCATGTTCCCCTTGTAAGTAACTTGAAGCTCAAACTGCAActacttattctttttttctttctctcagaATTTGTATATGATATGATAACTCAAGCCACCATGTTTTGTGTGCCTTAAATTGATGTGAGTGAGGGTGTTTGGTGACAGGTATTCCCCAAACCTGAGGGAGATTAAGGTGGTGGACAAGAAGAAAGTAAGAAGAGCCAAGCTATATTACCTCAGGGACAAGGTGAATGCTCTTAAGAAGCATTAACAACctcagtaaaaaaaacaatctactCGTGTCTTAAACAATTTTCCAATGTTTTAGTTGCACTCTCTCAAAAGGAGACGATTTGCCTCAAATTTCACGTATTGAATTTGTGCAATGgtgaatcttcttcaattctcttctctccCTTGTTGGAAAAAGCACATGGGCTAAAGACatgttatagttttatatatggAGACAAGTAATCCACGACGTTTCTTGTATAATAAAACAGCGTGACGTTCTTTTTTTTAGCTCCATAACAC includes:
- a CDS encoding Ribosomal protein L19 family protein (Ribosomal protein L19 family protein; FUNCTIONS IN: structural constituent of ribosome; INVOLVED IN: translation, ribosome biogenesis; LOCATED IN: ribosome, intracellular; CONTAINS InterPro DOMAIN/s: Ribosomal protein L19 (InterPro:IPR001857); BEST Arabidopsis thaliana protein match is: Ribosomal protein L19 family protein (TAIR:AT5G11750.1); Has 7944 Blast hits to 7944 proteins in 2668 species: Archae - 0; Bacteria - 5364; Metazoa - 112; Fungi - 56; Plants - 151; Viruses - 0; Other Eukaryotes - 2261 (source: NCBI BLink).), with product MQSIRGSTRLLQRHRFSISNTLRFTSSSSCGSWSENESRKLGFDSCPSSRAATYLISSLKNAGFSSSAIPKQNFTYASRCFSTTGDSSVQGSPESDCVVPQRIKFKRLDKTAKHIMQIVDKEAVEEVRSLREIPEIKPGYIVQLKVEVPENKRRVSIVKGVVIARRNAGLNSTFRIRRLVAGVGVESMFPLYSPNLREIKVVDKKKVRRAKLYYLRDKVNALKKH